Proteins co-encoded in one Rhinoderma darwinii isolate aRhiDar2 unplaced genomic scaffold, aRhiDar2.hap1 Scaffold_3956, whole genome shotgun sequence genomic window:
- the LOC142708475 gene encoding histone H2A type 1-like, protein MLSRGLSTIYGVMKCDTCFSDEDIAEICNNVVEKLLRKGKYAERVGDGAPIYLAAVLEYLTTEILELAGNAARDNKKTRIIPRQLQLAVLNDEEELNKLLGGVTIAQGGVLPNIQAVLLPKKTESSKSAKSK, encoded by the exons ATGCTGAGTCGGGGACTG AGCACCATCTATGGCGTGATGAAATGTGACACTTGTTtcagtgatgaggatattgctgaaatctgcaataatgtagTAGAAAA acttCTCCGCAAGGGCAAATACGCTGAGAGGGTCGGCGACGGCGCTCCGATCTACCTGGCCGCTGTGTTGGAATATCTGACCACTGAGATCCTTGAACTGGCCGGAAATGCCGCCCGGGACAACAAAAAGACCCGAATCATCCCCCGTCAACTGCAGCTGGCCGTGCTCAATGACGAGGAGGAGCTCAACAAACTGCTGGGTGGTGTGACCATCGCTCAGGGAGGCGTCCTGCCCAACATCCAGGCCGTTCTGCTGCCCAAGAAGACCGAAAGCAGCAAAAGCGCCAAGAGCAAGTGA
- the LOC142708478 gene encoding histone H1.11R-like yields the protein MAETAPAAAVPPAEPAAKSKKQPKKPAAGGAKKNKKPSGPSVSELIVKAVSASKERSGVSLAALKKALAAGGYDVDKNNSRLKMALKTLVTKETLLQVKGSGASGSFKLNKKQQETKDKAAKKKPAAAAKSPKKTPAKSLTKAKRPAAAKKVAKSPKKPKPAPKKITKSPAKKAAKPKAAKSPAKKAAKSPAKKAAKSPAKKAPKAAKSPAKKASKSRKTVAKK from the coding sequence ATGGCAGAGACCGCACCAGCCGCCGCTGTCCCTCCCGCCGAGCCGGCCGCCAAATCCAAGAAGCAGCcgaaaaaacctgcagcagggggcgccaagaaaaacaaaaaaccctccgGTCCCAGCGTGTCAGAGCTCATCGTGAAAGCCGTGTCCGCCTCCAAAGAGCGCAGTGGGGTGTCTCTGGCCGCCCTGAAGAAGGCTCTGGCTGCTGGAGGATACGATGTAGACAAGAACAACAGCCGCCTGAAGATGGCGCTCAAGACTCTGGTGACCAAGGAAACCCTGCTCCAGGTGAAAGGCAGCGGCGCCTCCGGCTCCTTCAAGCTGAACAAGAAGCAGCAGGAGACTAAGGACAAGGCGGCCAAGAAGAAGCCGGCGGCTGCTGCCAAATCCCCGAAGAAGACTCCGGCCAAGAGCCTGACAAAGGCCAAGAGGCCTGCCGCTGCCAAGAAGGTGGCGAAGAGCCCCAAGAAGCCAAAACCTGCCCCCAAGAAAATAACAAAGAGCCCAGCAAAGAAGGCGGCCAAGcccaaagctgccaagagtccggctaagaaagctgccaagagtccggctaagaaagctgccaagagtccggcaaAGAAAGCGcccaaagctgccaagagtccggctaagaaagcgTCTAAATCCAGGAAGACCGTGGCGAAGAAATAA
- the LOC142708476 gene encoding histone H3, producing MARTKQTARKSTGGKAPRKQLATKAARKSAPATGGVKKPHRYRPGTVALREIRRYQKSTELLIRKLPFQRLVREIAQDFKTDLRFQSSAVMALQEASEAYLVGLFEDTNLCAIHAKRVTIMPKDIQLARRIRGERA from the coding sequence ATGGCCAGAACAAAGCAGACCGCGCGTAAATCCACCGGCGGGAAAGCGCCCCGCAAGCAGCTGGCTACTAAAGCTGCACGGAAGAGCGCTCCCGCTACCGGCGGAGTGAAGAAGCCTCATCGTTACCGCCCGGGCACAGTCGCTCTCCGTGAAATCCGCCGCTACCAGAAGTCCACGGAGCTTCTTATCCGTAAGCTGCCCTTCCAGCGCCTGGTGCGAGAGATCGCTCAGGACTTCAAGACCGATCTGCGCTTCCAGAGCTCAGCAGTCATGGCTCTGCAGGAGGCCAGCGAGGCTTATCTGGTCGGACTGTTTGAGGATACCAACCTGTGCGCCATCCACGCCAAGAGGGTCACTATCATGCCCAAAGACATTCAACTGGCCCGCAGGATCCGTGGTGAGAGGGCTTAG